In Hymenobacter sublimis, a single genomic region encodes these proteins:
- the aroF gene encoding 3-deoxy-7-phosphoheptulonate synthase: MIIQLDAHISEAAQKTIEGHIKALKYKITNVKTQRAHYLVAIGKADVDLRTIGQLPGILDIHQVSDEYQLVSRKWRVRPTVLDLGDGVRVGEGSLTLAAGPCSIESEAQMESIMQHLLDNDVRIMRGGVFKPRSSPYSFRGLGMEGLKLFHQMARARGIKIVTEVMQVSQVEEMHDYVDVFQVGARNTQNFNLLDALGGVDKPVLIKRGISGTIEELLSSAEYVFSGGNEKLILCERGIRTFETASRNTLDLNAVPILKEKTHLPVIVDPSHGIGIRDYVPSMALAAVMAGADGIIYEAHEKPEEAASDGAQTLNFQESARLVHNLRKVYQLRQELE; encoded by the coding sequence ATGATCATCCAACTCGACGCCCATATCTCCGAAGCCGCTCAAAAGACCATTGAAGGCCACATCAAGGCCCTCAAATACAAAATTACCAACGTCAAAACCCAGCGCGCCCACTACCTTGTGGCCATCGGCAAAGCCGATGTGGACCTGCGTACCATTGGGCAGCTGCCGGGCATCCTGGATATTCACCAAGTTTCCGATGAGTATCAACTGGTGTCGCGCAAGTGGCGGGTGCGCCCCACCGTGCTCGACCTCGGCGACGGCGTGCGGGTAGGAGAGGGCAGCCTCACACTGGCAGCCGGCCCCTGCAGCATCGAGAGCGAGGCCCAGATGGAAAGCATCATGCAGCACCTGCTGGACAACGACGTGCGCATTATGCGCGGTGGCGTATTTAAGCCCCGTTCCTCGCCCTACTCCTTCCGGGGGCTAGGCATGGAGGGGCTGAAACTGTTCCACCAGATGGCGCGGGCGCGGGGCATCAAAATCGTGACGGAAGTCATGCAGGTGTCGCAGGTAGAGGAAATGCACGACTACGTGGACGTGTTTCAGGTAGGCGCCCGCAACACCCAGAATTTCAACCTGCTGGATGCTCTAGGCGGCGTTGACAAGCCGGTGCTAATCAAGCGGGGCATTTCAGGCACCATCGAAGAGCTGCTGTCTTCGGCGGAGTACGTGTTTTCGGGCGGCAACGAGAAGCTAATCCTCTGCGAGCGAGGCATCCGAACCTTTGAAACGGCCTCGCGCAACACTCTGGATTTGAACGCGGTGCCCATCCTGAAGGAGAAGACCCACTTGCCCGTCATCGTGGACCCTTCTCACGGCATCGGCATCCGCGACTACGTGCCTTCCATGGCCCTAGCCGCCGTCATGGCCGGCGCCGACGGCATCATCTACGAGGCCCACGAGAAGCCCGAAGAAGCCGCCTCCGACGGAGCTCAAACCCTGAATTTTCAGGAGTCGGCGCGCTTGGTTCACAACCTGCGCAAGGTGTACCAGCTGCGCCAGGAGCTGGAATAA
- a CDS encoding helix-turn-helix domain-containing protein, whose product MVFGFNQYSGLLLPFFVQGMVVAAVLVVRSRRNDAAADRWLALLLLLHALRLAQWMLGFAGWYDAHDAHSTFMFYFPFHHWLAVGPALYFYFRSLTNQEFRLTRRHWRAFGPELAWLGLYLVGLLYDVGWWHGLRGQPLPAHFGTKGPVAAWADEQPIKVVVDILSYVLVLYFTLRTLREYRAYARYLNDNFSDTDRIRFRWLRNVLIAVGIGTGVTLVFGVVNLVVPLSYYQAWYDYLFTGLLLYYLSIAGLLTGYRLASLRFQPAEEAPVPDLLPEPPILVQPPTAAPAKARQLLAAAGAAANLAAPAPTPAPAPDAPELERWTQRLLRHMEAERPYLAPELTLGELATQLRTNTSWLSRVINAGCGQNFNDFINEYRIREAERRLRDPQFRHYTLLAVALEVGFNSKSTFNRVFRKLRGVTPSEVARRST is encoded by the coding sequence ATGGTCTTCGGTTTCAACCAGTACAGCGGATTGCTGTTGCCGTTTTTCGTGCAGGGCATGGTGGTGGCCGCGGTGCTAGTTGTGCGCAGCCGCCGCAACGACGCCGCCGCCGACCGGTGGCTGGCCCTGTTGCTGTTGCTCCACGCCCTGCGCCTAGCTCAGTGGATGCTCGGCTTTGCCGGTTGGTACGACGCGCACGATGCCCATAGCACGTTCATGTTCTACTTTCCGTTCCACCACTGGCTGGCCGTAGGACCAGCGCTGTATTTCTACTTTCGCAGCCTCACCAACCAGGAGTTCCGACTGACGCGGCGGCACTGGCGCGCCTTCGGGCCCGAGCTAGCCTGGCTAGGCCTGTACCTAGTGGGGTTGCTGTACGATGTTGGGTGGTGGCACGGGCTGCGGGGCCAGCCGCTGCCGGCCCACTTCGGCACCAAGGGCCCCGTTGCGGCCTGGGCCGATGAGCAGCCCATTAAAGTAGTGGTGGATATTCTGAGCTACGTGCTGGTGCTCTACTTCACGCTACGCACCCTCCGCGAGTACCGCGCCTACGCCCGCTACCTCAACGATAACTTCTCCGACACCGACCGAATTCGGTTTCGCTGGCTGCGCAACGTACTGATAGCAGTGGGCATTGGCACGGGCGTAACCCTAGTCTTCGGCGTTGTTAACCTTGTGGTGCCCCTGAGCTACTATCAGGCTTGGTACGACTACCTGTTCACGGGCTTGCTGCTTTACTACCTCAGCATTGCCGGGCTTCTTACGGGCTACCGCCTAGCCAGCCTGCGCTTCCAGCCGGCCGAAGAGGCCCCCGTACCTGACCTCCTTCCAGAACCACCTATCCTGGTGCAACCTCCCACTGCCGCGCCGGCCAAGGCGCGGCAGCTCCTTGCGGCCGCCGGCGCGGCCGCCAACCTGGCTGCGCCGGCGCCTACCCCCGCGCCGGCCCCCGATGCCCCCGAGCTGGAACGCTGGACCCAACGCCTGCTTCGCCACATGGAAGCCGAGCGGCCCTACCTGGCGCCCGAGCTGACTTTGGGGGAGCTGGCAACTCAGCTGCGCACTAACACTTCCTGGTTGTCCAGGGTCATCAACGCGGGCTGCGGCCAGAACTTCAACGACTTCATCAATGAATACCGGATACGGGAGGCCGAGCGCCGCCTGCGCGACCCGCAGTTTCGGCACTACACCCTGTTGGCCGTGGCCTTGGAGGTAGGCTTTAACTCCAAGTCCACCTTCAACCGGGTATTTCGGAAGCTGCGAGGCGTCACGCCCAGCGAGGTGGCCCGCCGGAGCACCTAG
- a CDS encoding phenylalanine 4-monooxygenase, with translation MVQQQYDRYTAQDQLVWKVLFDRQTALLHKRACSAFGRGLAAVGFHRNAIPDFEQVNQRLLKATGWQLEPVQGLLGDADFFGLLAQRKFPATVWIRSMEQFDFIEEPDLFHGVFGHVPLLMDHAFADFLHFLGRVAAQHLHDAAALTRLERLYGFTVQFGMVLEKDEARMYGAGLLSSSGEIHHCLGDATRRAPFDLATVLHTPYSEAHLQEQYFVLNSWDQLTESVAELAALLSTGWELQPVK, from the coding sequence ATGGTACAGCAACAGTACGACCGGTATACGGCCCAGGATCAGTTGGTTTGGAAGGTATTGTTCGACCGTCAGACGGCCCTGCTGCACAAGCGGGCTTGCTCGGCCTTTGGCCGGGGGCTGGCTGCTGTTGGTTTTCACCGCAATGCCATTCCCGATTTTGAGCAAGTAAACCAGCGCCTGCTCAAAGCTACCGGCTGGCAGCTGGAACCGGTGCAGGGCCTGCTCGGCGACGCCGACTTCTTCGGCTTGCTGGCCCAGCGCAAGTTTCCCGCTACCGTCTGGATTCGGTCTATGGAGCAGTTTGACTTCATCGAAGAGCCCGATTTATTTCACGGGGTGTTTGGGCATGTACCGCTGCTCATGGACCATGCCTTTGCCGACTTTCTGCATTTTCTGGGCCGCGTGGCCGCGCAGCACCTGCATGATGCCGCCGCCCTGACCCGCCTAGAGCGCCTCTACGGCTTCACGGTGCAGTTTGGCATGGTGCTGGAAAAGGACGAGGCCCGCATGTACGGCGCTGGCTTGCTGTCTTCCTCCGGCGAGATTCATCATTGTCTCGGCGACGCAACTCGCCGCGCCCCCTTCGATCTGGCTACGGTGCTGCACACGCCTTATAGTGAAGCGCATTTGCAGGAGCAGTACTTCGTGCTCAATAGCTGGGACCAACTCACGGAAAGCGTAGCCGAGCTGGCCGCCTTGCTCTCCACGGGCTGGGAACTGCAGCCCGTAAAATAA
- a CDS encoding phenylalanine 4-monooxygenase encodes MLSSSASSALTPAATAATPAALPLLTQDYSAYTAADQHVWQLLFDRQMALLPGRAADAFLAGVQHIGFTREAIPDFREVNPRLRELTGWELVVVPGIVDDAIFFGLLADKKFPATTWLRKLEQLDYLEEPDMFHDVFGHVPLLTNPEFAAFLQQLGAAAQHHRHQPNSLELFTRLYWFTAEFGLLSQPDGLRIYGAGLLSSHGEVKFSLSEKPTRLPFSLTGVLDTAFEKDKFQELYFVLESMPQLPESLAELQAQLAD; translated from the coding sequence ATGTTATCGTCTTCTGCTTCTTCTGCGCTTACGCCCGCCGCTACTGCCGCAACCCCAGCCGCCCTGCCCTTGCTAACCCAGGATTACAGCGCCTACACCGCCGCCGACCAGCACGTCTGGCAGCTGCTCTTCGACCGCCAAATGGCCCTATTGCCTGGCCGGGCGGCTGACGCTTTCCTGGCGGGAGTGCAGCACATTGGGTTTACCCGGGAAGCTATTCCGGATTTTCGCGAGGTGAACCCGCGGCTGCGCGAACTAACGGGTTGGGAGCTGGTGGTGGTGCCCGGTATCGTAGACGATGCCATCTTCTTTGGGCTGCTGGCCGATAAGAAATTCCCGGCTACAACTTGGCTGCGGAAGCTGGAGCAACTCGATTACCTAGAAGAACCCGACATGTTTCACGACGTGTTTGGGCACGTACCGCTGCTTACCAACCCGGAGTTTGCCGCCTTTCTGCAGCAGTTGGGTGCTGCTGCCCAACACCACCGCCACCAGCCCAATTCACTGGAGCTGTTTACCCGCTTGTACTGGTTTACGGCGGAGTTTGGCTTGCTCAGCCAGCCTGATGGGTTACGCATCTACGGCGCTGGCTTACTCTCGTCGCACGGAGAAGTAAAGTTCAGCCTCAGCGAGAAGCCTACCCGCTTACCCTTTAGCCTAACTGGGGTGCTGGATACCGCCTTTGAGAAAGATAAATTTCAGGAGCTGTATTTCGTATTAGAAAGCATGCCCCAACTTCCTGAAAGCCTAGCTGAACTGCAAGCACAACTAGCAGATTAA
- a CDS encoding dienelactone hydrolase family protein yields MKKFWTLCAALLGVVSMASAQTLSCCVKPTASQDATEVFAMLASNEDFSGGHDAPLPFTYQGAGEMVEFKTTDGQSSKAFEIKSNVRSDKYLLVIHEWWGLNDYIKQEAARFAKELPGVNVIALDLYDGQVATDADQAGKLMQGVKTERAQAIIKGALLYAGPRAQVASIGWCFGGGWSIQTALLAGPKAKGCVAYYGMPEKDVAKLKTLNTDVLFVFAKQDKWINQEVVSQFGKDMATAKKGLTVKAYDADHAFANPSNPKYNKGFAEDAHAASVTYLKKNLKLK; encoded by the coding sequence ATGAAAAAATTCTGGACTCTTTGCGCGGCTCTGCTCGGCGTGGTATCGATGGCTTCGGCCCAAACCCTGAGCTGCTGCGTTAAGCCGACGGCTAGTCAGGATGCCACCGAAGTATTCGCTATGCTGGCCTCTAACGAAGATTTTTCGGGCGGCCACGATGCGCCCCTACCCTTCACGTACCAGGGCGCCGGTGAAATGGTGGAATTCAAAACCACCGATGGGCAAAGCAGCAAAGCGTTCGAAATCAAAAGCAACGTCCGCTCCGACAAGTACCTGCTGGTTATTCATGAGTGGTGGGGCCTGAACGACTACATCAAGCAGGAGGCCGCCCGCTTCGCCAAGGAGCTGCCCGGCGTCAATGTCATTGCCCTCGACCTCTACGACGGGCAGGTAGCCACCGACGCCGACCAGGCCGGTAAGCTCATGCAGGGCGTGAAAACTGAACGTGCCCAGGCCATTATCAAAGGGGCGCTGCTGTATGCTGGCCCCCGCGCCCAGGTAGCCAGCATTGGGTGGTGTTTTGGTGGAGGGTGGAGCATACAAACAGCCTTATTGGCCGGTCCTAAGGCCAAGGGGTGCGTAGCGTACTACGGCATGCCAGAGAAGGATGTGGCCAAACTCAAAACGCTGAATACTGATGTGCTTTTCGTTTTCGCCAAGCAGGACAAATGGATCAATCAGGAGGTAGTCAGTCAGTTTGGAAAGGACATGGCAACCGCCAAGAAAGGCCTTACTGTAAAAGCCTACGACGCGGACCACGCCTTCGCCAACCCCTCTAACCCCAAGTACAACAAGGGCTTTGCCGAGGACGCTCACGCCGCTTCCGTGACCTACCTGAAGAAAAACCTAAAGCTCAAGTAG
- a CDS encoding ABC1 kinase family protein, protein MPESPKNIPLDSLPTTKVARAARFAKTGLNVGANYVKHYAKRAVGAESPTSELHEANAAELYGALSEMKGSVLKVAQMLAMEKNILPTAYANQFAQAQYQTPPLSGPLVVKAFRDAFGKSPFDVFDSFDLNARQAASIGQVHWAQKDGQELAVKVQYPGVADSIRSDIRLVKPIALRVLGLEEATVRPYLQEVETRLLEETDYALELRRGQQIAAACTGLAHLQFPSYYPGLSGSRILTMDWLPGQHLKEFLATHPSQAVRNQLGQALWDFYMFQLNTLRQVHADPHPGNFLLRAEAGGTVGVLDFGCVKEIPAEVHRLFTALLAPETLADPARLTALLTEAGIVRAEDVEAQRSFYVSTMQASLELVGRPFRQPSFDFGDPAYLQSLYALGDDLLQQPELRQQREPRGSEHFIYLNRTYVGLYALLTELRAFVQTN, encoded by the coding sequence ATGCCCGAATCACCCAAAAATATTCCCCTCGATTCTTTGCCTACCACGAAGGTGGCGCGCGCGGCCCGCTTCGCCAAAACGGGCCTAAACGTGGGCGCTAATTACGTGAAGCACTACGCCAAGCGTGCCGTAGGAGCCGAGAGCCCTACTAGCGAGTTGCACGAGGCCAACGCGGCGGAACTGTACGGTGCTCTAAGCGAAATGAAGGGCTCGGTGCTGAAGGTCGCCCAGATGCTGGCCATGGAGAAGAACATTCTGCCCACGGCCTACGCCAACCAATTTGCTCAGGCTCAGTACCAAACGCCTCCGCTTTCGGGGCCGTTGGTGGTAAAGGCTTTCCGGGACGCTTTCGGCAAGTCGCCCTTCGACGTGTTCGATTCGTTTGACCTCAACGCCCGGCAGGCGGCTAGCATTGGGCAGGTACATTGGGCTCAAAAAGACGGCCAGGAGCTAGCCGTGAAAGTGCAGTACCCGGGCGTGGCTGACAGCATCCGTTCCGATATTCGCCTGGTGAAACCCATTGCTCTGCGGGTGCTAGGCCTAGAGGAAGCAACCGTGCGGCCGTACTTGCAGGAAGTGGAAACCCGCCTGCTAGAAGAAACGGACTACGCCCTTGAACTACGGCGCGGCCAGCAGATTGCCGCTGCCTGCACTGGCCTGGCGCATCTGCAGTTCCCAAGCTACTACCCCGGGCTATCCGGCAGCCGCATTCTAACCATGGATTGGCTGCCCGGGCAACACCTGAAAGAGTTCTTGGCCACCCACCCCAGCCAAGCCGTACGCAACCAACTCGGGCAGGCTCTCTGGGACTTTTACATGTTTCAGCTCAATACGTTGCGCCAGGTACACGCCGATCCGCACCCCGGCAACTTCCTGCTGCGCGCTGAGGCCGGGGGCACCGTAGGCGTTCTGGATTTTGGCTGCGTAAAGGAAATTCCGGCCGAGGTACACCGACTGTTCACGGCCCTGCTGGCTCCCGAAACCCTGGCTGATCCGGCCCGGCTGACGGCCCTGCTTACTGAGGCCGGCATCGTGCGAGCCGAGGACGTGGAGGCCCAACGCAGCTTCTACGTCAGCACCATGCAGGCCTCGTTGGAGTTGGTGGGTCGGCCTTTTCGTCAGCCGAGCTTCGATTTCGGTGATCCTGCCTACCTGCAGAGTCTGTATGCTCTCGGCGACGACTTGCTGCAACAGCCGGAGCTACGCCAGCAGCGGGAACCGCGCGGGTCGGAGCACTTCATCTACCTCAATCGGACGTACGTAGGCCTCTACGCCTTACTAACTGAGCTGCGGGCATTCGTGCAGACGAATTAG
- a CDS encoding TetR/AcrR family transcriptional regulator has protein sequence MEKDRIKQAYLDYVLRKGTPPVSVFKLTKKLGLPEQEFYRYYASFEVLDRELWADFGREAYDTASKELVWAEYGAREKLLSFYYILLEVLKRNRSFALQALRRSLHRMPGLTPRVLDGLRQEFEEFAAKILQEGRQRGEVASRPLLENSYPRFFWQQLLFLLNFFAHDESVNFERTDAAVEKAVTLSFDLVGRNTLDSATDFVRFLIQSRR, from the coding sequence ATGGAAAAGGATCGGATCAAACAAGCCTACCTCGACTACGTGCTGCGCAAAGGCACGCCGCCCGTTTCGGTGTTTAAGCTCACCAAAAAGCTGGGCCTGCCGGAGCAGGAGTTCTACCGCTACTATGCCAGCTTCGAGGTGCTAGACCGGGAGCTGTGGGCTGATTTCGGGCGCGAGGCCTACGATACAGCCTCCAAGGAACTCGTGTGGGCCGAGTATGGGGCCCGCGAGAAGCTGCTCAGCTTTTACTACATCCTGCTGGAAGTACTGAAGCGCAACCGCAGCTTTGCCCTGCAAGCCCTGCGCCGGTCTTTGCACCGCATGCCCGGCCTGACCCCGCGGGTGCTGGACGGGCTGCGGCAGGAGTTCGAAGAATTTGCCGCCAAAATTTTGCAGGAAGGCCGGCAGCGAGGAGAGGTAGCCTCCCGGCCCTTGCTGGAGAATAGCTACCCCCGCTTTTTCTGGCAGCAGCTGCTGTTTCTGCTGAATTTCTTCGCCCACGACGAGTCCGTAAACTTTGAGCGTACCGACGCGGCCGTGGAAAAAGCAGTTACTCTCAGCTTTGACTTGGTAGGACGCAACACCCTGGATTCCGCCACCGACTTCGTGCGTTTCCTAATTCAGAGCCGGCGTTAA
- a CDS encoding cryptochrome/photolyase family protein produces the protein MKITLFWHRRDLRQHDNAGLAAALQSGHPVVPLFIYDREILDLLPSRQDARVTFIYDEVERLARQTEQAGGSFLAFYGRPLEVFDQLLTQHEVAAIYTNEDYEPYAAERDAAVAALAARHGTSFQALKDQVIFAKNELLGKSGKPARVFGAYRKAWLEKLQDAHLQPYPSAGLYTSANLAPLPQAPPRPSLSSMGFEEFRQQVPANELPAEALVRTYHLTRDTPGRVDSSTRRSVHLRFGTLSVRELMRQARDLNPKLLAELIWRDYFMMLLWHYPRTATESFEPRLRQVPYRNNEEEFRAWCEGRTGYPLVDAGMRELNQTGYLPNRARIAAAGFLVKHLLIDWRWGDRYFADKLLDYDMAQNVGNWQWMAGTGVVAAPWFRVYSPQSQQEQYDPTFAYVRQWVPEFGTRHYPQPIVEHKFARERAVDTLRAAYRAASE, from the coding sequence ATGAAGATTACCCTGTTCTGGCATCGGCGCGACTTGCGCCAGCACGACAATGCCGGCTTGGCGGCAGCTCTGCAAAGTGGCCACCCCGTGGTTCCTCTGTTCATCTACGACCGGGAAATTCTGGATCTGCTTCCCTCCCGCCAAGATGCCCGGGTAACGTTTATCTACGATGAAGTGGAACGCCTGGCCCGGCAAACGGAGCAAGCTGGCGGCAGCTTTCTGGCCTTCTACGGCCGACCCCTGGAGGTTTTCGACCAGCTGCTCACCCAGCACGAGGTGGCGGCCATCTATACCAATGAGGACTACGAGCCCTACGCCGCCGAGCGAGACGCGGCCGTGGCGGCGCTGGCCGCCCGGCACGGTACTAGCTTTCAGGCGCTTAAAGACCAAGTAATTTTCGCCAAAAACGAGTTGCTGGGCAAATCAGGCAAGCCGGCCCGCGTATTTGGAGCCTACCGCAAGGCGTGGCTGGAAAAGCTTCAGGACGCACACTTGCAGCCCTACCCTTCCGCCGGCTTGTACACTTCTGCAAACCTAGCCCCGTTGCCCCAGGCTCCGCCGCGCCCAAGCCTAAGTAGCATGGGTTTCGAGGAGTTCCGGCAGCAGGTGCCAGCCAATGAGTTACCGGCCGAGGCGTTGGTGCGCACGTATCACCTCACCCGCGACACGCCCGGGCGCGTGGACAGCAGCACCCGCCGTTCCGTGCACCTGCGCTTTGGCACCCTGAGCGTGCGCGAGCTGATGCGCCAAGCTCGTGACCTAAACCCTAAGCTGCTGGCCGAGCTGATTTGGCGCGACTATTTTATGATGCTGCTCTGGCACTACCCCCGCACCGCCACCGAGAGCTTTGAGCCGCGCCTGCGCCAAGTGCCTTACCGCAACAATGAGGAAGAGTTTCGGGCCTGGTGCGAGGGCCGCACGGGATACCCGCTGGTAGATGCCGGCATGCGCGAGCTTAACCAGACGGGCTACCTCCCCAACCGGGCTCGTATTGCCGCCGCGGGCTTTCTGGTGAAGCATCTGCTAATTGACTGGCGCTGGGGCGACCGGTATTTTGCCGATAAGCTCCTTGACTACGACATGGCCCAAAACGTGGGCAACTGGCAGTGGATGGCTGGTACGGGCGTGGTGGCCGCGCCTTGGTTCCGGGTGTACAGCCCCCAAAGTCAACAGGAACAGTACGACCCCACGTTTGCCTACGTGCGGCAGTGGGTACCGGAGTTCGGTACCCGCCACTACCCCCAACCCATCGTCGAGCATAAGTTTGCTCGGGAACGGGCCGTTGATACGCTCCGGGCCGCTTACCGGGCTGCGAGTGAGTAG
- a CDS encoding SDR family NAD(P)-dependent oxidoreductase yields MEFADKNILLVGASSGIGLATAQLLHKLNATLFTASRHQSAELAALGTTFLDLDVTQPLGTALDALPEVLHGVVYCPGSIKLRPFERIPVDDFRADFELNVLGAVQVLQATMKRLKKADGASVVLFSTVAADTGMAFHASIATAKAAVEGLTRSLAAEYAASGIRVNAVAPSLTNTPLAAALLSTPEKVEAGAKRHPLQRIGEAQDLAYMASFLLSDHSSFITGQVLPVDGGLGRLK; encoded by the coding sequence ATGGAATTTGCTGATAAAAACATCCTCCTGGTCGGAGCGTCCTCGGGCATTGGTCTGGCTACGGCGCAGTTGCTTCATAAGCTGAATGCTACCCTATTCACTGCCTCCCGGCACCAGTCTGCGGAGTTAGCGGCTCTGGGCACCACCTTTCTGGATCTAGATGTAACCCAACCGCTAGGCACCGCCCTGGATGCGTTGCCAGAGGTACTACACGGGGTAGTGTACTGCCCCGGCTCCATTAAGCTGCGACCTTTCGAGCGGATACCGGTTGATGACTTTCGGGCCGATTTTGAACTGAACGTACTGGGTGCCGTGCAGGTACTGCAAGCCACCATGAAGCGGCTGAAAAAGGCCGACGGAGCCTCCGTGGTCCTCTTCAGCACGGTAGCGGCCGACACGGGCATGGCCTTCCACGCCAGTATTGCCACGGCTAAAGCCGCCGTAGAGGGCCTTACCCGGTCGTTGGCGGCTGAGTATGCGGCCAGTGGCATTCGGGTTAATGCAGTAGCACCCTCGCTGACCAATACGCCCCTGGCCGCCGCCTTGCTCAGCACGCCGGAAAAGGTGGAGGCCGGGGCCAAGCGCCACCCTTTGCAACGCATTGGCGAAGCCCAGGACTTAGCCTACATGGCGTCTTTTCTACTCTCCGACCACAGCTCCTTTATCACGGGCCAGGTGCTACCCGTAGATGGAGGTCTGGGCCGCCTGAAGTAA
- a CDS encoding type II toxin-antitoxin system death-on-curing family toxin: protein MLFGREKDDSFQSSVRTIYQSFDGEDLYPSAEEKAANLLYFVVKNHSFSDGNKRIAAFLFVWFMDKNGCLYKPNGSRRLADNALVALTLLIAESKPEDKDVMVKLVVNLINQEN, encoded by the coding sequence GTGCTATTCGGGCGGGAAAAAGATGACTCCTTTCAGAGTTCGGTGAGAACAATTTACCAAAGCTTTGACGGCGAAGATCTGTACCCAAGCGCAGAGGAAAAGGCTGCTAACCTACTCTACTTTGTTGTAAAGAATCACTCTTTTTCCGATGGCAACAAGCGGATTGCTGCTTTCCTCTTCGTCTGGTTTATGGACAAGAACGGTTGTCTCTACAAACCTAATGGGTCTCGCCGACTTGCTGATAATGCCTTGGTTGCTCTTACACTGCTAATTGCAGAGAGTAAGCCCGAGGATAAAGATGTAATGGTGAAGCTAGTAGTGAACTTGATTAATCAGGAAAACTAG